One genomic segment of Pseudomonas sp. RU47 includes these proteins:
- the serC gene encoding 3-phosphoserine/phosphohydroxythreonine transaminase — protein sequence MSKRAYNFCAGPAALPEAVLQRAQGELLDWHGKGLSVMEMSHRSDEFVSIATQAEQDLRDLLNIPSNYKVLFLQGGASQQFAQIPLNLLPEGGSADYIDTGIWSQKAIEEASRYGHVNVAATAKPYDYFAIPGQNEWNLSKDAAYVHYAPNETIGGLEFQWIPEVGDVPLVADMSSDILSRPVDISRFGMIYAGAQKNIGPSGIVVNIIREDLLGKARSLCPTMLNYKVAADNGSMYNTPPTLAWYLSGLVFQWLKEQGGVEAIARLNDVKQRTLYDFIDASGLYSNPINKSDRSWMNVPFRLADDRLDKPFLVGAEERGLLNLKGHRSVGGMRASIYNAVDITAVNALVAYMAEFEKEHG from the coding sequence GTGAGCAAGCGAGCCTATAACTTCTGCGCCGGTCCTGCGGCGCTTCCTGAAGCTGTCCTGCAACGTGCCCAGGGTGAACTCCTTGATTGGCACGGCAAGGGTCTGTCGGTCATGGAAATGAGCCATCGCAGTGATGAGTTCGTGTCCATCGCCACCCAGGCCGAGCAGGATCTGCGTGACCTGCTGAATATCCCGTCGAACTACAAAGTGCTGTTTCTGCAAGGTGGCGCCAGCCAGCAATTCGCGCAGATCCCACTGAATCTGCTGCCTGAAGGCGGCTCGGCCGACTATATCGACACCGGTATCTGGTCGCAGAAAGCCATTGAAGAAGCTTCGCGCTACGGCCACGTCAACGTTGCCGCCACTGCCAAGCCTTACGACTATTTCGCCATTCCGGGCCAGAACGAGTGGAACCTGTCGAAAGACGCCGCTTACGTTCACTACGCGCCAAACGAAACCATCGGCGGTCTGGAATTCCAGTGGATTCCTGAAGTCGGTGATGTACCGCTGGTGGCTGACATGTCTTCGGACATCCTCTCGCGCCCGGTCGATATCTCGCGTTTCGGCATGATCTACGCCGGTGCGCAGAAAAACATCGGCCCAAGCGGCATCGTCGTCAACATCATCCGCGAAGACTTGCTCGGCAAAGCGCGCTCGCTATGCCCGACCATGCTCAACTACAAAGTCGCAGCGGATAACGGCTCGATGTACAACACCCCGCCGACCCTGGCCTGGTACCTGTCCGGTCTGGTGTTCCAGTGGTTGAAAGAGCAGGGTGGCGTTGAAGCGATCGCCAGGCTCAATGACGTCAAGCAGCGCACGCTGTACGACTTCATTGACGCCAGCGGCCTCTACAGCAACCCGATCAACAAGTCGGATCGCTCGTGGATGAACGTGCCGTTCCGTCTGGCTGACGATCGTCTGGATAAACCGTTCCTGGTCGGTGCCGAAGAGCGCGGTCTGCTCAACCTCAAGGGTCACCGCTCTGTAGGCGGCATGCGCGCCTCCATCTATAACGCTGTCGACATCACCGCGGTCAACGCGCTGGTGGCCTACATGGCTGAATTCGAGAAGGAACACGGCTGA
- a CDS encoding bifunctional prephenate dehydrogenase/3-phosphoshikimate 1-carboxyvinyltransferase encodes MIGRLVVVGLGLIGGSFAKGLRESGICREVVGVDLDPQSRKLAVELGVVDRCEDDLAAACQGADVIQLAVPILAMEKVLARLAGMDLGQAILTDVGSAKGNVVRAASEAFGAMPPRFVPGHPIAGSEQSGVEASNAELFRRHKVILTPLEQTDPAALAVVDRLWRELGADVEHMQVERHDEVLAATSHLPHLLAFGLVDSLAKRNENLEIFRYAAGGFRDFTRIAGSDPVMWHDIFLANREAVLRTLDTFRSDLDALRDAVDAGDGHQLLGVFTRARVAREHFSKILARRAYVDAMNSNDLIFLAQPGGRLSGRIRVPGDKSISHRSIMLGSLAEGVTEVEGFLEGEDALATLQAFRDMGVVIEGPHHGRVTIHGVGLHGLKPAPGPIYLGNSGTSMRLLSGLLAAQNFDSVLTGDASLSKRPMNRVANPLREMGAVIETAAEGRPPMTIRGGHKLKGLTYTMPMASAQVKSCLLLAGLYAEGKTTVTEPAPTRDHTERMLRGFGYPVSVEGATASVESGGKLTATHIEVPGDISSSAFFLVAASIAEGSELVLEHVGINPTRTGVIDILRLMGADITLENQREVGGEPVADLRVRAAKLKGIEIPEELVPLAIDEFPVLFVAAACAEGRTVLTGAEELRVKESDRIQVMADGLLALGVKCQPTPDGIIIDGGQIGGGEVHGHGDHRIAMAFSVASLRATAPIRIHDCANVATSFPNFLALCGQVGIRVAQEAQS; translated from the coding sequence ATGATCGGTCGCCTTGTGGTGGTCGGTCTGGGGTTGATCGGTGGTTCGTTTGCCAAAGGCTTGCGTGAAAGCGGTATCTGCCGCGAAGTGGTCGGGGTCGATCTCGACCCGCAGTCGCGCAAGCTGGCGGTTGAGTTGGGCGTTGTGGATCGCTGTGAAGATGACTTGGCGGCAGCCTGTCAGGGTGCTGACGTAATTCAGTTGGCAGTGCCGATCCTGGCCATGGAAAAAGTGCTCGCGCGTCTGGCGGGCATGGATCTGGGGCAGGCGATTCTGACTGACGTCGGCAGCGCCAAAGGCAATGTTGTACGCGCAGCCAGCGAAGCGTTTGGCGCCATGCCGCCGCGTTTCGTGCCGGGCCATCCGATTGCCGGTTCCGAGCAGAGCGGGGTGGAAGCCTCCAATGCGGAACTGTTCCGTCGCCACAAAGTAATCCTCACGCCGCTTGAGCAAACCGATCCGGCTGCGCTGGCTGTGGTCGACCGTCTGTGGCGCGAATTGGGCGCCGACGTCGAGCACATGCAGGTCGAGCGTCACGATGAGGTGCTGGCTGCGACCAGTCATTTGCCGCACCTGCTGGCCTTTGGTCTGGTCGACTCGTTGGCCAAGCGCAATGAAAATCTTGAGATCTTCCGTTACGCTGCGGGCGGTTTCCGCGATTTCACAAGAATCGCCGGAAGCGACCCGGTGATGTGGCACGACATCTTCCTCGCCAACCGCGAGGCTGTCCTGCGCACACTCGATACATTTCGCAGCGACCTCGACGCCTTGCGCGACGCGGTCGATGCAGGGGATGGGCACCAATTGTTGGGCGTTTTCACGCGCGCCCGGGTTGCCCGCGAGCATTTCAGTAAAATCCTGGCCCGCAGGGCCTATGTGGACGCTATGAATTCCAACGATCTGATCTTCCTGGCTCAACCTGGTGGCCGCCTGTCCGGTCGGATTCGCGTACCGGGTGACAAATCGATTTCCCACCGCTCGATCATGCTCGGCTCGCTGGCCGAAGGCGTCACCGAAGTCGAAGGCTTCCTTGAGGGCGAAGACGCCCTGGCGACCTTGCAGGCATTCCGCGACATGGGCGTGGTCATCGAGGGCCCGCACCACGGCCGCGTGACTATTCATGGTGTCGGCCTGCACGGTCTGAAACCGGCGCCGGGCCCGATCTATCTGGGTAACTCCGGTACCTCGATGCGTCTGCTGTCCGGCCTGTTGGCTGCGCAGAACTTCGACAGCGTTTTGACTGGCGATGCGTCGTTGTCCAAGCGCCCGATGAATCGCGTAGCCAATCCACTGCGTGAAATGGGCGCCGTGATCGAAACTGCTGCCGAAGGTCGTCCACCGATGACCATTCGTGGCGGTCACAAACTCAAAGGCCTGACCTACACCATGCCGATGGCCAGTGCCCAGGTGAAATCCTGCCTTTTGCTCGCCGGTCTGTACGCTGAAGGCAAAACCACCGTGACCGAGCCGGCGCCGACTCGCGATCACACCGAGCGCATGCTGCGCGGGTTCGGCTATCCGGTAAGCGTTGAAGGCGCTACGGCTTCGGTTGAGTCTGGCGGCAAGCTGACTGCAACTCACATTGAAGTGCCGGGCGACATCTCTTCGTCGGCGTTCTTCCTCGTGGCGGCTTCGATCGCTGAAGGTTCGGAACTGGTGCTGGAGCACGTCGGCATCAACCCGACCCGCACTGGCGTCATCGACATCCTGCGTCTGATGGGCGCGGACATCACTCTGGAGAACCAGCGTGAAGTTGGCGGCGAGCCGGTCGCTGACCTTCGCGTGCGGGCAGCTAAGCTTAAAGGTATCGAGATTCCTGAAGAGCTGGTCCCGTTGGCTATCGACGAATTCCCGGTGCTGTTCGTCGCCGCAGCCTGTGCCGAAGGGCGCACTGTGCTGACTGGCGCAGAAGAGCTGCGGGTCAAGGAATCGGATCGTATTCAGGTGATGGCTGACGGCCTGTTGGCGCTGGGCGTGAAATGCCAGCCAACCCCGGACGGCATCATCATCGACGGCGGCCAGATCGGCGGCGGCGAAGTGCATGGTCACGGCGATCACCGTATTGCGATGGCGTTCAGCGTTGCCTCGTTGCGCGCAACTGCACCGATCCGCATCCATGATTGCGCCAACGTCGCGACGTCGTTCCCCAACTTCCTCGCGCTGTGCGGGCAGGTCGGTATTCGTGTGGCACAAGAGGCTCAGTCGTGA
- the cmk gene encoding (d)CMP kinase, with translation MKNIAPVITIDGPSGSGKGTVAGILAKRLGWNLLDSGALYRLLAFAAHNHGVDLTNEELLKKLAAHLDVQFIAATEGQLQRIILEGDEVSDVIRTESVGSGASQVAALPAVREALLQRQRAFQEAPGLVADGRDMGTVVFPDAPLKIFLTASAEERARRRYLQLKGKVEGVSLSSLLDEIRARDERDTQRAVAPLKPAADAIQLDSTELSIDQVLERIMSEIAIRDIAG, from the coding sequence GTGAAAAACATTGCACCGGTCATCACCATTGATGGGCCAAGCGGCTCGGGCAAGGGCACCGTAGCCGGAATTCTGGCCAAGCGTCTGGGCTGGAACCTGCTGGATTCCGGTGCGCTATACCGTTTGCTCGCCTTTGCTGCGCACAACCATGGTGTCGACCTGACCAATGAAGAGCTGCTGAAGAAACTCGCCGCTCATCTGGATGTGCAGTTCATTGCGGCGACCGAAGGTCAGTTGCAGCGAATCATTCTGGAGGGCGACGAAGTCAGTGATGTGATCCGCACCGAAAGCGTCGGCTCCGGTGCTTCGCAAGTGGCTGCATTGCCCGCCGTGCGCGAGGCGCTGCTGCAGCGCCAGCGTGCATTCCAGGAAGCGCCGGGCCTGGTGGCCGACGGTCGCGACATGGGAACGGTGGTTTTTCCTGATGCGCCGCTGAAGATTTTCCTGACCGCCAGTGCCGAGGAGCGGGCGCGCCGTCGATATTTGCAGTTGAAGGGCAAAGTCGAGGGTGTTAGTCTGTCGAGTCTGCTAGATGAGATCCGTGCACGCGACGAGCGTGACACCCAGCGAGCGGTAGCCCCGCTTAAGCCGGCGGCTGACGCCATACAGCTGGATTCCACGGAGTTGTCCATCGATCAGGTGCTTGAACGCATCATGAGCGAGATCGCCATTCGCGATATCGCCGGGTGA
- the hisC gene encoding histidinol-phosphate transaminase → MSGNFLALAQPGVQQLSPYVPGKPVDELARELDLDPAKIVKLASNENPLGASPKALAAIREELAELTRYPDGNGFALKSLLAEQCRVDLNQVTLGNGSNDILELVARAYLAPGLNAVFSEHAFAVYPIATQAVGAQAKVVPAKDWGHDLPAMLAAIDANTRVVFIANPNNPTGTWFGAEALDEFLQDVPEHVLVVLDEAYIEYAEGSDLPDGLDFLAAYPNLLVSRTFSKAYGLAALRVGYGLSTPVVADVLNRVRQPFNVNSLALAAACAALKDEEYLAQSRQLNESGMQQLQAGFRELGLSWIESKGNFICVDLAQVAAPVFQGLLREGVIVRPVANYGMPNHLRVTIGLPAENSRFLEALRKVLARG, encoded by the coding sequence ATGAGTGGCAACTTCCTCGCTCTGGCACAGCCGGGCGTGCAACAACTTTCGCCGTACGTTCCAGGCAAGCCTGTGGACGAACTGGCGCGCGAGCTGGATCTGGATCCGGCAAAAATCGTCAAACTGGCGAGCAATGAAAACCCGTTGGGTGCCAGTCCGAAAGCCTTGGCGGCGATCCGTGAAGAGTTGGCCGAGCTGACCCGTTATCCGGATGGCAACGGTTTCGCACTGAAATCGCTGCTGGCCGAGCAATGCCGCGTAGACCTCAATCAGGTCACGCTGGGCAACGGTTCCAATGACATTCTCGAGCTGGTTGCGCGCGCCTATCTGGCCCCGGGCCTCAATGCGGTGTTCAGCGAGCACGCATTTGCGGTGTATCCGATTGCCACTCAGGCGGTCGGCGCGCAAGCCAAAGTGGTGCCAGCCAAGGATTGGGGGCATGACCTGCCGGCGATGCTTGCGGCCATCGATGCCAACACTCGCGTAGTGTTCATCGCCAACCCGAACAACCCGACCGGTACCTGGTTCGGCGCTGAAGCGCTGGACGAATTCCTGCAGGATGTTCCGGAGCATGTGCTGGTGGTGCTCGACGAGGCATACATCGAGTACGCCGAAGGCAGTGATCTGCCGGACGGTCTGGATTTCCTCGCGGCTTACCCGAATCTGCTGGTTTCGCGCACGTTCTCCAAGGCCTACGGTCTGGCAGCGCTGCGTGTCGGCTACGGTCTGTCGACACCCGTGGTGGCGGACGTGCTGAACCGTGTTCGCCAGCCATTCAACGTCAACAGCCTCGCGTTGGCGGCGGCGTGTGCGGCGTTGAAAGACGAGGAATATCTGGCGCAAAGCCGCCAGCTCAACGAATCGGGCATGCAGCAGTTGCAAGCCGGTTTCCGTGAGCTGGGCCTGAGCTGGATCGAATCCAAAGGCAACTTCATCTGCGTCGACCTCGCTCAAGTCGCAGCCCCGGTGTTTCAGGGCTTGCTGCGCGAAGGCGTGATCGTGCGTCCGGTGGCCAACTACGGCATGCCGAACCACCTGCGAGTGACCATCGGTCTGCCGGCGGAAAACAGCCGCTTCCTCGAAGCGCTGCGCAAGGTTCTGGCTCGTGGGTGA
- the gyrA gene encoding DNA gyrase subunit A, with the protein MGELAKEILPVNIEDELKQSYLDYAMSVIVGRALPDARDGLKPVHRRVLFAMSELGNDFNKPYKKSARVVGDVIGKYHPHGDTAVYDTIVRMAQPFSLRYLLVDGQGNFGSVDGDNAAAMRYTEVRMTKLAHELLADLHKETVDWVPNYDGTEMIPAVMPTRIPNLLVNGSSGIAVGMATNIPPHNLGEVIDGCLALIDNPELTVDELMQYIPGPDFPTAAIINGRAGIIEAYRTGRGRIYMRARSIIEDIDKVGGRQQIVITELPYQLNKARLIEKIAELVKEKKLEGITELRDESDKDGMRVVIELRRGEVPEVILNNLYAQTQLQSVFGINIVALIDGRPRILNLKDLLEAFVRHRREVVTRRTVFELRKARERGHILEGQAVALSNIDPVIALIKASPTPSEAKEALVSTPWESSAVVAMVERAGADSCRPENLDPQYGLREGKYFLSPEQAQAILELRLHRLTGLEHEKLLAEYQEILNQIGELIRILNSAVRLMEVIREELEVIRAEYGDQRRTEILDARLDLTLGDMIPEEERVVTISHGGYAKTQPLAAYQAQRRGGKGKSATGVKDEDYIAHLLVANSHTTLLLFSSKGKVYWLKTYEIPEASRAARGRPLVNLLPLSEGEYITTMLPVDLEAMKRQADEEEAEGAEADVEEIENSNETDEERRARIKAADRKKAPFIFMSTANGTVKKTPLVAFSRQRSVGLIALELDEGDILISAAITDGEQEIMLFSDGGKVTRFKESEVRAMGRTARGVRGMRLPEGQKLISMLIPEEGSEILTASERGYGKRTAITEFPEYKRGGQGVIAMVSNERNGRLVGAVQVQDGEEIMLISDQGTLVRTRVDEVSSLGRNTQGVTLIKLAKDETLVGLERVQEPSEVEGEELEGEEGEEFEGSVVIDDAGEDQQLDAAADEEPQE; encoded by the coding sequence ATGGGCGAACTGGCCAAAGAAATCCTCCCGGTCAATATCGAAGACGAGCTGAAACAGTCCTACCTCGACTACGCGATGAGCGTGATCGTCGGCCGTGCACTGCCGGATGCGCGCGATGGCCTCAAGCCCGTGCACCGTCGCGTACTGTTCGCGATGAGCGAGCTGGGCAACGACTTCAACAAGCCGTACAAGAAATCTGCCCGTGTTGTCGGCGACGTGATCGGTAAGTATCACCCGCACGGTGATACCGCGGTGTACGACACCATCGTTCGTATGGCTCAGCCTTTCTCCCTGCGCTACCTGCTGGTAGACGGTCAGGGCAACTTCGGTTCGGTCGACGGCGACAACGCTGCGGCCATGCGATACACCGAAGTGCGCATGACCAAGCTGGCGCACGAGCTGCTGGCTGACCTGCACAAAGAAACCGTGGACTGGGTGCCGAACTACGACGGCACCGAAATGATCCCGGCGGTCATGCCGACCCGTATTCCCAACCTGCTGGTCAACGGCTCCAGCGGTATCGCCGTGGGCATGGCGACCAACATTCCGCCGCACAACCTCGGTGAAGTCATCGACGGTTGCCTGGCGCTCATCGACAACCCTGAGCTGACCGTCGATGAGCTGATGCAATACATTCCCGGTCCGGACTTCCCGACTGCCGCGATCATCAACGGTCGCGCCGGCATCATCGAAGCCTACCGCACCGGTCGCGGGCGCATTTACATGCGTGCGCGTTCGATCATTGAAGACATCGACAAGGTCGGTGGCCGTCAGCAGATCGTCATCACCGAGCTCCCTTATCAGCTGAACAAGGCGCGTCTGATCGAGAAGATCGCCGAGCTGGTCAAAGAGAAGAAGCTGGAAGGCATCACCGAGCTGCGCGACGAGTCCGACAAGGACGGTATGCGCGTCGTGATCGAACTGCGTCGCGGCGAAGTGCCTGAGGTGATCCTCAACAACCTCTACGCCCAGACCCAGCTGCAATCGGTTTTCGGCATCAACATCGTTGCGCTGATCGACGGCCGTCCACGCATCCTGAACCTCAAGGATCTGCTGGAAGCCTTCGTCCGTCACCGTCGCGAAGTGGTTACCCGCCGTACCGTGTTCGAACTGCGTAAGGCGCGCGAGCGTGGTCACATCCTCGAAGGCCAGGCCGTTGCCTTGTCGAACATCGACCCGGTCATCGCCCTGATCAAAGCCTCGCCGACGCCGTCGGAAGCTAAAGAAGCGCTGGTCAGCACGCCGTGGGAGTCTTCGGCGGTGGTGGCGATGGTTGAGCGTGCCGGTGCCGATTCGTGCCGTCCGGAAAACCTCGATCCGCAATACGGTCTGCGCGAAGGCAAGTACTTCCTGTCGCCAGAACAGGCACAAGCCATTCTGGAACTGCGTCTGCACCGTCTGACTGGTCTGGAACACGAAAAACTGCTGGCCGAGTATCAAGAGATCCTCAACCAGATCGGCGAGCTGATCCGCATCCTCAACAGCGCCGTGCGCCTGATGGAAGTGATCCGCGAAGAGCTGGAAGTGATCCGTGCCGAATACGGCGACCAGCGTCGCACCGAAATCCTCGATGCCCGTCTCGATCTGACCCTGGGTGACATGATCCCGGAAGAAGAGCGTGTCGTGACCATCTCTCACGGTGGCTACGCCAAGACCCAGCCATTGGCTGCGTACCAGGCTCAGCGTCGTGGCGGTAAAGGCAAGTCGGCTACTGGCGTCAAGGATGAGGACTACATCGCTCACCTGCTGGTTGCCAACAGCCACACCACGCTGCTGCTGTTCTCCAGCAAGGGCAAGGTGTACTGGCTCAAGACCTACGAGATTCCGGAAGCGTCCCGCGCCGCCCGTGGTCGTCCGCTGGTCAACCTGTTGCCGTTGAGCGAGGGTGAATACATCACCACCATGCTGCCGGTCGATCTCGAAGCCATGAAGCGTCAGGCTGATGAAGAAGAAGCCGAAGGCGCCGAGGCTGATGTTGAAGAAATCGAAAACAGCAACGAGACCGACGAAGAGCGTCGCGCTCGCATCAAGGCTGCTGACCGCAAGAAAGCACCGTTCATCTTCATGTCGACCGCCAACGGTACCGTGAAGAAGACTCCGCTGGTGGCCTTCAGCCGTCAGCGCAGCGTCGGTCTGATCGCGCTGGAACTGGACGAAGGCGACATCCTGATCTCCGCCGCCATCACCGATGGCGAGCAGGAAATCATGCTGTTCTCCGACGGCGGCAAAGTGACGCGCTTCAAGGAATCCGAAGTTCGCGCCATGGGCCGTACCGCCCGCGGTGTGCGTGGTATGCGTCTGCCGGAAGGGCAAAAGCTGATCTCCATGCTGATTCCGGAAGAAGGCAGCGAGATTCTCACCGCTTCCGAGCGCGGCTACGGCAAGCGCACGGCCATCACCGAGTTCCCTGAATACAAGCGTGGTGGTCAGGGCGTTATCGCCATGGTCAGCAACGAGCGTAACGGCCGTCTGGTCGGTGCGGTTCAGGTGCAGGACGGTGAAGAAATCATGCTGATCTCCGATCAGGGCACTCTGGTACGTACCCGTGTCGACGAAGTGTCGAGCCTGGGTCGTAACACTCAAGGTGTGACGCTGATCAAGCTGGCCAAGGATGAAACCCTGGTCGGACTGGAGCGGGTTCAGGAACCTTCGGAAGTCGAAGGTGAAGAGCTTGAGGGTGAAGAGGGTGAGGAATTCGAAGGCAGCGTCGTGATCGACGATGCTGGCGAAGACCAGCAACTCGACGCCGCAGCAGACGAAGAACCGCAAGAATAA
- the rpsA gene encoding 30S ribosomal protein S1 — translation MSESFAELFEESLKTLNLQAGSIITGVIVDIDYQARWVTVHAGLKSEALIPLEQFYNDAGDLTINVGDEVHVALDSVEDGFGETKLSREKAKRAECWIVLEAAFAAEEVVKGVINGKVKGGFTVDVNGIRAFLPGSLVDVRPVRDTTHLEGKELEFKVIKLDQKRNNVVVSRRSVLEAENSAEREALLESLQEGQQVKGIVKNLTDYGAFVDLGGVDGLLHITDMAWKRIKHPSEIVNVGDEIDVKVLKYDRERNRVSLGLKQLGEDPWVAIKARYPESTRVTARVTNLTDYGCFAELEEGVEGLVHVSEMDWTNKNIHPSKVVQVGDEVEVMVLDIDEERRRISLGIKQCKSNPWEDFSGQFNKGDKISGTIKSITDFGIFIGLDGGIDGLVHLSDISWNEVGEEAVRRFKKGDELDTVILSVDPERERISLGIKQLESDPFSEYVQENDKGAIVKGTVKEVDAKGAIIVLADDIEATLKASEISRDRVEDARNVLKEGQEVEAKIISVDRKSRVIQLSIKSKDDAEEKEAIQSLKAEEAPTGDTTMAALLRQAMAKQN, via the coding sequence ATGAGCGAAAGCTTTGCGGAACTCTTTGAAGAAAGCCTAAAAACCCTGAACCTTCAGGCAGGCTCCATCATCACCGGTGTTATCGTTGATATCGATTACCAAGCTCGCTGGGTAACCGTTCACGCTGGCCTGAAGTCTGAAGCACTCATCCCGCTTGAGCAGTTCTACAACGACGCTGGCGATCTGACTATCAATGTCGGTGACGAAGTTCACGTTGCTCTGGACTCGGTTGAAGACGGTTTCGGTGAAACCAAGCTGTCCCGTGAAAAAGCCAAGCGCGCTGAGTGCTGGATCGTTCTGGAAGCAGCATTCGCAGCTGAGGAAGTGGTCAAGGGCGTTATCAACGGTAAGGTTAAAGGCGGCTTCACTGTCGACGTTAACGGCATCCGTGCGTTCCTGCCAGGTTCCCTGGTTGACGTCCGTCCAGTGCGCGACACCACGCACCTGGAAGGCAAAGAGCTGGAATTCAAGGTCATCAAGCTGGACCAGAAGCGCAACAACGTTGTCGTTTCCCGTCGCAGCGTCCTGGAAGCCGAGAACTCCGCCGAGCGTGAAGCTCTGCTGGAATCCCTGCAGGAAGGCCAGCAAGTCAAAGGTATCGTCAAAAACCTCACCGATTACGGCGCATTCGTCGATCTGGGTGGCGTGGACGGCCTGCTGCACATCACCGACATGGCCTGGAAGCGCATCAAGCATCCTTCCGAGATCGTCAACGTTGGTGACGAAATCGATGTCAAGGTTCTGAAATACGATCGCGAACGCAACCGTGTTTCCCTGGGCCTGAAGCAACTGGGCGAAGATCCATGGGTTGCTATCAAAGCCCGTTACCCAGAAAGCACTCGCGTTACCGCTCGTGTAACCAACCTGACCGACTACGGCTGCTTCGCTGAGCTGGAAGAAGGCGTTGAAGGTCTGGTACACGTTTCGGAAATGGACTGGACCAACAAGAACATCCACCCTTCGAAAGTCGTACAAGTCGGCGACGAAGTGGAAGTTATGGTTCTGGACATCGACGAAGAGCGTCGTCGTATCTCCCTGGGCATCAAGCAGTGCAAATCTAACCCATGGGAAGATTTCTCTGGCCAGTTCAACAAGGGCGATAAAATCTCCGGCACCATCAAGTCGATCACCGATTTCGGTATCTTCATTGGTCTGGACGGCGGCATCGACGGTCTGGTTCACCTGTCCGACATCTCCTGGAACGAAGTGGGCGAAGAAGCCGTACGTCGTTTCAAGAAGGGCGACGAGCTGGACACCGTTATCCTGTCGGTTGACCCAGAGCGCGAGCGTATCTCCCTGGGTATCAAGCAACTGGAAAGCGATCCGTTCTCCGAGTACGTTCAAGAGAACGACAAAGGCGCCATCGTTAAAGGTACTGTGAAAGAAGTTGACGCCAAAGGCGCCATCATCGTTCTGGCCGACGATATCGAAGCGACTCTGAAAGCCTCCGAAATCAGCCGTGACCGCGTTGAAGACGCGCGCAACGTTCTGAAAGAAGGCCAGGAAGTAGAAGCCAAGATCATCAGCGTTGACCGCAAGAGCCGCGTGATCCAGCTCTCCATCAAGTCGAAAGACGATGCTGAAGAGAAAGAAGCTATCCAAAGCCTGAAGGCTGAAGAAGCTCCTACTGGCGACACCACCATGGCGGCACTGCTGCGCCAGGCAATGGCCAAACAGAACTAA
- the pheA gene encoding prephenate dehydratase, translated as MSEQELKALRVRIDALDTKVMELISERARCAQEVARVKMASLAEGEVPVFYRPEREAQVLKRVMERNQGPLGNEEMARLFREIMSSCLALEQPLKVAYLGPEGTFTQAAAMKHFGHAVISKPMAAIDEVFREVAAGAVNFGVVPVENSTEGAVNHTLDSFLEHDMVICGEVELRIHHHLLVGENTKTDSISRIYSHAQSLAQCRKWLDAHYPNVERVAVSSNAEAAKRVKGEWNSAAIAGDMAAGLYGLTRLAEKIEDRPDNSTRFLMIGNQEVPPTGDDKTSIIVSMSNKPGALHELLVPFHDNGIDLTRIETRPSRSGKWTYVFFIDFVGHHRDPLIKGVLEKISQEAVALKVLGSYPKAVL; from the coding sequence ATGTCCGAGCAAGAACTCAAGGCACTGCGCGTTCGCATTGACGCTCTGGACACCAAAGTCATGGAGCTGATCAGTGAGCGTGCGCGTTGCGCCCAGGAAGTCGCGCGAGTAAAGATGGCCTCGCTGGCCGAAGGCGAAGTGCCGGTGTTCTATCGTCCTGAGCGCGAAGCTCAGGTGCTCAAGCGGGTGATGGAGCGCAATCAGGGGCCGCTGGGCAACGAAGAGATGGCGCGGTTGTTCCGCGAAATCATGTCGTCGTGCCTGGCGCTGGAGCAGCCGCTGAAAGTGGCTTATCTGGGCCCTGAAGGCACCTTTACCCAAGCGGCAGCCATGAAGCACTTCGGTCACGCGGTGATCAGCAAGCCGATGGCGGCGATCGATGAAGTGTTCCGTGAAGTGGCGGCCGGTGCGGTGAACTTTGGCGTGGTCCCGGTGGAAAACTCCACCGAAGGCGCGGTCAACCACACGCTGGACAGCTTCCTCGAACACGACATGGTCATCTGTGGCGAAGTCGAGCTGCGCATTCACCATCACCTGTTGGTCGGTGAAAACACCAAGACCGACAGCATCAGCCGCATCTATTCCCACGCACAGTCGCTGGCCCAGTGCCGCAAGTGGCTGGACGCGCATTACCCGAATGTCGAGCGCGTGGCGGTATCCAGCAACGCCGAAGCGGCCAAGCGGGTTAAAGGCGAATGGAACTCGGCGGCGATCGCCGGTGACATGGCGGCAGGGCTTTACGGTCTGACTCGTCTGGCCGAGAAGATCGAAGATCGTCCGGACAACTCGACGCGCTTCCTGATGATCGGTAACCAGGAAGTGCCGCCGACCGGCGACGACAAGACCTCGATCATCGTGTCGATGAGCAACAAACCCGGCGCGCTGCACGAGTTGCTGGTGCCGTTCCATGACAACGGGATCGACCTGACCCGCATCGAAACCCGTCCGTCGCGCAGCGGCAAATGGACGTATGTGTTCTTCATCGACTTCGTCGGTCACCACCGTGATCCGTTGATCAAAGGTGTGCTGGAAAAGATCAGTCAGGAAGCAGTAGCACTCAAAGTGCTGGGTTCCTACCCGAAAGCAGTTCTCTAA